From a single Hymenobacter sp. YIM 151500-1 genomic region:
- a CDS encoding RICIN domain-containing protein: MKNYPLALTLALTVVLSACSEKDGHDVQPLTAVASAAAIANADELVYDMTGQHEAQPHGVPSSYDWAQGPRIGMGNRPYHSNGTAFRAIIPWGQIYETVEGNPASNVRVQIRGMKAYIRLKSTHAWTLLYNTSDFGGAQYREDFANDNNQPAAPRDESGNGGGLSVKTGGGYNYHFWPKSGRADINPDDIEGVFTTFEARLILDNPSGPDQRSTARYIASGGADYWLDKTAEWNNFLTNGDCAMGKFKNVTASWRSFSMHTITPAANIKNIPPPGVGTTSTGTAPVADGLYTLTPACGPGVRLDLPAGNTTPGTPLHTWTANGLNPQKWWVERQADGSYRLSSALDRTLVLDVVNGADALRTDVHTWPWSGHPAQRWDLVAVGNGLYKLKPRCAPALCLDVENANPNAGGNLWLWEDNGNAAQHWRLLPTSPE; encoded by the coding sequence ATGAAAAACTATCCTCTGGCGCTTACGCTGGCGCTTACCGTGGTGCTGTCGGCGTGCAGCGAAAAAGACGGGCACGACGTGCAGCCCCTGACCGCCGTAGCCTCGGCCGCGGCCATTGCTAACGCCGACGAGCTGGTGTACGACATGACTGGCCAGCATGAAGCCCAGCCGCACGGCGTGCCCAGCAGCTACGACTGGGCCCAGGGGCCGCGCATCGGCATGGGCAACCGGCCTTACCACAGCAACGGCACCGCGTTCCGGGCCATCATCCCGTGGGGCCAGATCTACGAAACCGTGGAGGGCAACCCGGCCAGCAACGTGCGGGTGCAAATCCGCGGCATGAAAGCCTACATCCGCCTCAAAAGCACCCACGCCTGGACGCTGCTCTACAACACGTCGGACTTTGGCGGCGCCCAGTACCGGGAAGACTTTGCCAATGACAACAACCAGCCGGCCGCCCCGCGCGACGAGAGCGGCAACGGCGGGGGGCTGTCGGTGAAAACCGGGGGCGGCTACAACTACCACTTCTGGCCCAAGAGCGGCCGGGCCGACATCAACCCCGACGACATTGAGGGCGTGTTTACCACGTTTGAGGCGCGCCTGATCCTGGACAACCCCAGCGGCCCCGACCAGCGCAGCACGGCCCGCTACATTGCCAGCGGCGGCGCCGACTACTGGCTGGATAAAACGGCGGAGTGGAACAACTTCCTCACCAATGGCGACTGCGCCATGGGCAAGTTCAAGAACGTGACGGCCAGCTGGCGCTCCTTTAGCATGCACACCATCACGCCGGCCGCCAACATCAAGAACATCCCGCCGCCCGGCGTGGGCACCACCAGCACCGGCACGGCGCCGGTGGCCGACGGCCTCTACACGCTCACGCCCGCCTGCGGCCCCGGCGTGCGCCTGGACCTGCCCGCGGGCAATACCACGCCCGGCACGCCGCTGCACACCTGGACGGCCAACGGCCTGAACCCGCAGAAATGGTGGGTGGAGCGCCAGGCCGACGGCTCCTACCGGCTCAGCTCGGCGCTGGACCGCACCCTGGTGCTGGACGTGGTGAACGGGGCCGACGCCCTGCGCACCGACGTGCACACCTGGCCCTGGAGCGGCCACCCAGCCCAGCGCTGGGACCTGGTGGCCGTGGGCAACGGCCTCTACAAGCTCAAGCCCCGCTGCGCCCCGGCCCTGTGCCTAGACGTGGAAAACGCCAACCCCAACGCGGGCGGCAACCTCTGGCTGTGGGAAGACAACGGCAACGCCGCCCAGCACTGGCGCCTGCTGCCCACCAGCCCCGAGTAG
- a CDS encoding RICIN domain-containing protein: MKKPLLALAGCLAMFSAQAQRDPLKWPYARTSVWNMPLHTSAQYTPAGIKAATDWGFGDDDIHIIARPTAPRRNVYKLVRDNDRYWTNRCERAAGNPVAFSAPIPADYTYTHPTHNNIFAVFTDNTHVVEALPMQYCTDIGQWTAMWPSNVEDVTGDGLFSGGHGASHLSALGGTIRVGELRPGSEIRHALKILVDCGQYAYYRASEPDGKPGYRWPAHAADAYAASGYGGTNPEMQMGALLALKPDFNIGSLKTEPARIIARALQNYGAYLVDDSAWDNYILETEDGPDGNVRAQVWNQWNVKWNEQSTVSGGRRADCNQASWDWVNDMAAVMTNLHVVKNNAPTTMGGGPTTDETNRRAAMACDFGPAGSGGTCPSSPPPTTGFAGTYTLTARHSGKRLDVDGNSNADKARVWQYTANTSSAQRWVIASTGDGYYTLTHEGTTKRLDVDGGKLDNGVTVWQYEANGLDPQKWKIEPTSDGYYKLTSKASGKCLDVNGGSSATADKVLVHQWDYWGGTNQQWKLEKVSSARPALSAGASTVLSPELAVYPNPARAQLTVRYRAAQAGAAELTLTDGLGRVVRHQRHHAAAAGSQQATLDVRTLPAGTYLLDVRSADAQGGPSGRPQRVLVQH, from the coding sequence ATGAAAAAACCTCTGCTCGCCCTGGCAGGATGTCTGGCTATGTTTTCGGCGCAGGCCCAGCGCGACCCCCTGAAGTGGCCCTACGCCCGCACCTCGGTGTGGAACATGCCCCTGCACACCAGCGCCCAGTATACGCCGGCCGGTATCAAGGCCGCTACGGACTGGGGCTTCGGCGACGACGACATCCACATCATTGCCCGGCCCACGGCCCCGCGCCGCAACGTGTACAAGCTGGTGCGCGACAACGACCGGTACTGGACCAACCGCTGCGAGCGGGCCGCCGGCAACCCGGTGGCGTTTTCGGCGCCCATTCCGGCCGACTACACCTACACCCATCCCACGCACAACAACATCTTCGCCGTATTCACCGACAACACGCACGTTGTGGAGGCGCTGCCCATGCAGTATTGCACGGATATCGGCCAGTGGACGGCGATGTGGCCCTCGAACGTGGAGGACGTAACCGGCGACGGCCTGTTTTCGGGTGGGCACGGCGCCTCGCACTTGTCGGCTCTGGGCGGCACCATCCGGGTAGGCGAGCTGCGGCCGGGCAGCGAAATCCGCCACGCGCTGAAAATCCTGGTGGACTGCGGCCAGTACGCCTACTACCGCGCCTCCGAGCCCGACGGCAAGCCCGGCTACCGGTGGCCGGCCCACGCCGCCGACGCCTATGCGGCCTCCGGCTACGGCGGCACCAACCCCGAGATGCAAATGGGCGCCCTGCTGGCCCTCAAGCCGGATTTCAACATTGGCTCCCTGAAAACCGAGCCGGCGCGCATTATTGCCCGGGCCCTGCAAAACTACGGGGCCTATCTGGTGGATGACTCGGCGTGGGACAACTATATACTCGAAACCGAAGACGGCCCCGACGGCAACGTGCGCGCCCAGGTGTGGAACCAGTGGAACGTGAAGTGGAACGAGCAGTCGACGGTGAGCGGCGGCCGGCGCGCCGACTGCAACCAAGCCTCGTGGGACTGGGTGAACGACATGGCCGCGGTGATGACCAACCTGCACGTGGTCAAAAACAACGCGCCCACCACCATGGGGGGTGGGCCCACCACCGACGAAACCAACCGCCGCGCGGCCATGGCCTGCGACTTTGGCCCGGCCGGCAGCGGCGGCACCTGCCCCTCTTCGCCGCCGCCCACAACCGGGTTTGCAGGCACCTACACGCTCACGGCGCGCCACTCGGGCAAGCGCCTGGACGTGGACGGTAACTCCAACGCCGACAAAGCGCGGGTCTGGCAGTACACGGCCAACACCTCCTCGGCCCAGCGCTGGGTGATAGCCAGCACCGGCGACGGCTACTACACGCTCACCCACGAAGGCACCACCAAGCGCCTGGACGTGGACGGCGGCAAGCTCGACAACGGCGTGACGGTGTGGCAGTACGAAGCCAACGGCCTGGACCCGCAGAAGTGGAAGATTGAGCCCACCAGTGACGGCTACTACAAGCTCACCAGCAAGGCCTCGGGCAAGTGCCTCGACGTGAACGGCGGCTCCAGTGCCACCGCCGACAAGGTGCTGGTGCACCAGTGGGACTACTGGGGTGGCACCAACCAGCAGTGGAAGCTGGAAAAAGTGTCCAGCGCCCGGCCGGCGCTGAGCGCTGGAGCCAGCACTGTGCTCAGCCCCGAGCTAGCGGTGTACCCCAACCCCGCGCGCGCGCAGCTCACCGTGCGCTACCGAGCAGCTCAGGCCGGCGCCGCCGAGCTAACGCTAACCGATGGACTGGGCCGCGTCGTGCGCCACCAGCGCCACCACGCCGCGGCGGCGGGCTCCCAGCAGGCCACACTCGACGTGCGCACCCTGCCGGCCGGCACTTACCTGCTCGATGTGCGCTCGGCCGATGCTCAGGGCGGCCCGAGCGGGCGGCCCCAGCGCGTACTCGTGCAGCACTGA
- a CDS encoding right-handed parallel beta-helix repeat-containing protein: MRNLHCDEASPQILWAFPKRLPAPLLLWLALLLGASLPAQAQQDAEEDDGFTNQPRGDGTVDIKATAYPVPTNGTARFVKPGGNNTQDGKSWATAWATVAQAVATAPDGATIVLKGGTYREGGISIRRKLTLQPAPNEKVWIKGSQVVSGWVKSGAQWYAPWTTVFANDTLDCPKCIVRYLPGGKTDSRGKATAETAVAANKEMVFANGIGLKQVLRKSTLGPGEFYFDYAAKRIYLAENPAGKVLEASAYERAITFPSSAKDAADGSLIRGLGFRDYAGTAVVSFVPAVTLENNSCAWNAIIGFHGGPGSTTTTLRGNTFSYNGRLGASFGAEPNEHTLIEGNVFSYNNVEGFATYHAAAGLKITELDEVTVKGNLFDTNYATGLWLDVAVEKATVVHNLVRSNKSTGIFFEACRGAIIAGNVVQGNSAGIYISGSSGVQVYNNTLIGNATNFRVKDTPRRNDNSDLDKRAAETARGIDFETREIVFKNNILADAAAHAVAVGQTPCEAQSMMQALDYNLYWRSQASVAPQLLDWNPTGCDAPTHKKYAALSEFRAATAGLENYGRGVDNQPLTSLFTAAAQRDYRLRPGSVAVGAGQALPAAVAAALGWPAGQPVSQGAKQELASPNPVTAVAPASRSATPALSAYPNPSPAGRPRLALATQAAQKSAVQVHNVVGQLVVQFPVQVQPGTTEVELPASLQKGLYYLQSRLDGQAVRFTLQVE, translated from the coding sequence ATGCGCAACCTGCATTGTGACGAAGCTTCGCCTCAGATTCTGTGGGCCTTTCCCAAACGCCTGCCTGCCCCGCTGCTGTTGTGGCTGGCGCTCTTGCTGGGAGCATCGTTGCCAGCCCAGGCCCAGCAGGATGCCGAAGAAGACGACGGCTTTACCAACCAGCCCCGCGGCGACGGCACCGTGGACATCAAAGCCACCGCCTACCCGGTGCCGACCAATGGTACGGCGCGCTTCGTGAAGCCCGGCGGCAACAACACGCAGGACGGCAAGAGCTGGGCCACGGCCTGGGCCACGGTAGCCCAGGCCGTGGCTACGGCACCGGATGGGGCCACCATCGTGCTGAAAGGGGGTACTTACCGGGAGGGCGGAATCTCCATTCGCAGAAAACTCACCCTACAGCCCGCTCCCAACGAAAAAGTGTGGATAAAGGGCAGCCAGGTGGTAAGCGGCTGGGTGAAAAGCGGGGCGCAGTGGTACGCTCCGTGGACTACCGTTTTCGCCAACGACACGCTCGACTGCCCGAAGTGCATCGTCCGGTACCTGCCCGGCGGGAAAACCGATTCGCGGGGGAAAGCCACCGCAGAAACGGCCGTGGCCGCCAACAAGGAAATGGTATTTGCCAACGGAATAGGGCTCAAGCAGGTACTGCGCAAAAGCACGCTCGGCCCCGGAGAATTCTATTTCGACTACGCGGCCAAGCGCATCTACCTGGCCGAAAACCCGGCGGGCAAAGTGCTGGAAGCAAGTGCGTATGAGCGCGCCATTACCTTTCCCAGCTCGGCTAAAGACGCCGCCGATGGCAGCCTGATCCGGGGGCTGGGCTTCCGGGACTACGCCGGCACGGCCGTAGTAAGCTTCGTGCCCGCCGTGACGCTGGAGAACAACTCGTGCGCGTGGAACGCCATCATCGGGTTTCATGGCGGGCCGGGCAGCACCACTACCACGCTGCGTGGCAACACCTTCAGCTACAACGGGCGCCTGGGCGCCTCGTTCGGGGCCGAGCCCAACGAGCATACGCTGATTGAGGGCAATGTCTTCAGCTACAACAACGTGGAAGGCTTTGCCACCTACCACGCGGCGGCCGGCCTAAAAATTACTGAGCTGGATGAGGTGACGGTGAAAGGCAACCTGTTCGACACGAACTACGCCACGGGCCTGTGGCTGGACGTGGCCGTGGAAAAGGCCACGGTGGTGCACAACCTGGTGCGCAGCAACAAATCGACGGGTATCTTCTTCGAGGCCTGCCGGGGCGCCATCATTGCGGGCAACGTGGTGCAGGGCAATTCCGCCGGCATTTACATCAGCGGGTCGTCCGGGGTGCAGGTGTACAACAATACGCTGATCGGCAACGCCACCAACTTTCGGGTAAAAGACACGCCCCGCCGCAACGACAACAGCGACTTAGACAAGCGGGCCGCCGAAACCGCGCGCGGCATCGACTTTGAAACCCGGGAAATCGTCTTCAAAAACAACATCCTGGCCGATGCCGCCGCCCACGCAGTAGCGGTGGGGCAGACGCCCTGCGAAGCGCAGTCGATGATGCAGGCGCTGGACTACAACCTGTACTGGCGCAGCCAAGCCAGCGTGGCGCCCCAGCTGCTCGACTGGAACCCCACCGGCTGCGATGCGCCCACGCACAAAAAATACGCAGCGCTGAGTGAGTTCCGCGCTGCCACTGCCGGCCTGGAAAACTACGGCCGCGGCGTCGACAACCAACCGCTGACTTCGCTCTTCACCGCGGCGGCGCAGCGCGACTACCGCCTGCGGCCCGGCTCGGTGGCCGTGGGCGCCGGCCAGGCGCTGCCCGCTGCGGTGGCCGCTGCCCTGGGCTGGCCGGCCGGGCAGCCCGTGAGCCAGGGCGCCAAGCAGGAGCTGGCCAGCCCCAACCCGGTGACGGCAGTGGCCCCAGCGTCGCGCAGTGCCACCCCGGCCTTGTCGGCCTATCCTAACCCAAGCCCGGCTGGGCGGCCCAGGCTCGCGCTGGCTACCCAAGCGGCGCAAAAATCCGCCGTGCAGGTGCACAACGTGGTGGGCCAGCTGGTGGTGCAGTTTCCCGTGCAGGTGCAGCCCGGCACAACGGAAGTGGAACTCCCCGCCAGCTTGCAGAAGGGCCTGTACTATCTACAATCCCGGCTCGACGGGCAGGCCGTCCGGTTCACCCTCCAGGTTGAGTAA
- a CDS encoding PKD domain-containing protein, producing the protein MKTLCIQLALAAACALVPHLTLGQTTFEETLEDGDWDGSKEVQTDCSTCFSVVSPAFGARSGSRALRIEWKRSLAGSSRGSKSTEAKSATSPRIPWEQEFWVGFSVYLPDQDPNGMKVDGKNCMIFQVMGYSGCSPSNKTAALRLAGSGLDFAYVDKSETQRTFNITSNLTRNRWHDIVLHLRTDLNSNDSFAEVWLDGTKAATKYNFQMGHGGSCSGGTYLKYGTYQFNGSDYANRVLYFDEVRHQPGNVGYDAVAPGGGGSAPANQAPVASFTATPTSGAAPLAVSFDAAASSDPDGTISAYAWDFGDGSTGTGKTVSRTYAAAGTYSARLTVTDNQGATSSTSKTVTVTAPPTATAVWLEAESGTISAPMQVLSDAAASGGQYITVAAGNTSGSTPPTSGIARYNLSLAQAGTYKLWGRVIAPSTADDSFWVRVDGGSWIKWNYVEVGSAWHWDEVQNSDNGNQVLQLSLAAGAHTLEIGYRDDGALLDKLLLTSDLTYVPSGAGETAARLVSPTTQPHSQAEAVLVPNPAADHVQVQFVAPAAGPVWVQLVDRAGTVRLTQRFSARAGQNSLNVLLPSLPVGLLVVRVLTKDQLLTTRTLQVQP; encoded by the coding sequence ATGAAAACTCTATGCATTCAACTGGCGCTGGCCGCCGCCTGCGCGCTGGTGCCCCACCTGACCCTGGGCCAGACCACCTTCGAGGAAACCCTGGAAGACGGCGACTGGGACGGCTCGAAAGAAGTACAAACCGATTGCTCGACCTGCTTTTCGGTGGTGAGCCCCGCGTTTGGGGCGCGCAGCGGCAGCCGGGCCCTGCGCATCGAATGGAAGCGTAGCCTGGCCGGCAGCAGCCGCGGCAGCAAAAGCACCGAAGCCAAGTCGGCCACCAGTCCGCGCATCCCGTGGGAGCAGGAGTTCTGGGTGGGGTTCAGCGTGTACCTGCCCGACCAGGACCCCAACGGCATGAAGGTGGACGGCAAGAACTGCATGATCTTCCAGGTGATGGGCTACAGCGGCTGCTCGCCCTCCAACAAAACCGCGGCCCTGCGCCTGGCCGGTAGCGGCCTGGACTTCGCCTACGTGGACAAAAGCGAAACCCAGCGCACGTTCAACATCACCTCCAACCTGACGCGCAACCGCTGGCACGACATCGTGCTGCACCTGCGCACCGACCTCAACAGCAACGACAGCTTTGCCGAGGTGTGGCTGGACGGCACCAAAGCCGCTACCAAATACAACTTCCAGATGGGCCACGGCGGCAGCTGCAGCGGCGGCACCTACCTCAAGTACGGCACCTACCAGTTCAACGGCTCCGACTACGCCAACCGGGTGCTGTACTTCGACGAGGTGCGCCACCAGCCCGGCAATGTGGGCTACGACGCCGTGGCGCCGGGCGGCGGGGGCAGCGCGCCCGCCAACCAGGCGCCGGTAGCCAGCTTCACGGCCACGCCCACTTCCGGCGCGGCTCCGCTGGCCGTGAGCTTCGACGCCGCCGCGTCCAGCGACCCGGACGGCACCATCAGCGCCTACGCCTGGGACTTCGGCGACGGCAGCACCGGCACGGGCAAGACTGTGAGCCGTACCTACGCGGCGGCCGGCACGTACTCGGCCCGCCTCACCGTCACCGACAACCAGGGCGCCACCAGCTCCACGAGCAAAACCGTGACGGTGACGGCGCCGCCAACGGCTACTGCCGTGTGGCTGGAGGCCGAGAGCGGCACTATCAGCGCGCCCATGCAGGTGCTGAGCGACGCCGCGGCCTCGGGCGGGCAGTACATCACGGTGGCCGCGGGCAACACCAGCGGCAGCACCCCGCCCACCAGTGGCATTGCCCGCTACAATCTAAGCCTGGCCCAGGCCGGCACCTACAAACTCTGGGGCCGCGTCATTGCCCCCAGCACGGCCGACGACTCCTTCTGGGTGCGCGTGGACGGCGGCTCCTGGATCAAGTGGAACTACGTGGAGGTGGGCAGCGCCTGGCACTGGGACGAGGTGCAGAACTCCGACAACGGCAACCAGGTGCTGCAACTGAGCCTGGCCGCCGGTGCCCACACCCTGGAAATCGGCTACCGCGACGACGGGGCCCTGCTCGACAAGCTCTTACTTACCAGCGACTTGACTTACGTTCCTTCCGGTGCCGGCGAGACGGCCGCCCGCCTTGTTTCACCTACTACGCAGCCCCATTCCCAAGCCGAGGCAGTGCTGGTACCCAATCCGGCCGCCGACCACGTGCAAGTTCAGTTCGTGGCCCCGGCCGCCGGTCCGGTGTGGGTGCAGCTCGTGGACCGCGCCGGCACTGTACGCCTCACGCAGCGCTTCTCGGCCCGCGCCGGCCAGAACTCGCTGAACGTGCTCTTGCCCTCACTGCCCGTTGGCCTGCTGGTGGTGCGCGTGCTTACCAAGGACCAGCTGCTGACGACGCGCACCCTACAAGTGCAGCCCTGA